One Actinosynnema pretiosum DNA segment encodes these proteins:
- a CDS encoding Imm1 family immunity protein has product MPHALKIYTRPDHGKEPLFLHTPDEVRAWFAAWRDASPAGSVDLATFYLAGDDWGPELNAGLDGDKGVLHHSGDDDTSYGFHSHAPEGSNPDEVVYYFFAADTPFPPHSEIPVAAVESAVLEFMSTGLRPTCVHWQAWVPGTGHVPV; this is encoded by the coding sequence GTGCCCCACGCCCTGAAGATCTACACCCGCCCCGACCACGGCAAGGAACCGCTGTTCCTGCACACCCCGGACGAGGTCCGGGCCTGGTTCGCCGCGTGGCGGGACGCCTCCCCGGCGGGCAGCGTCGACCTGGCCACCTTCTACCTGGCAGGCGACGACTGGGGGCCCGAGCTGAACGCGGGCCTCGACGGCGACAAGGGCGTGCTGCACCACTCCGGTGACGACGACACCTCCTACGGCTTCCACTCCCACGCCCCCGAAGGCAGCAACCCCGACGAGGTCGTCTACTACTTCTTCGCCGCCGACACCCCCTTCCCGCCCCACTCCGAGATCCCCGTCGCCGCCGTCGAGTCCGCCGTCCTGGAGTTCATGTCCACCGGCCTGCGCCCCACCTGCGTCCACTGGCAGGCGTGGGTCCCCGGCACCGGCCACGTCCCCGTGTGA
- a CDS encoding pyruvate carboxylase, translated as MFRKVLVANRGEIAIRAFRAAYELGAGTVAVFPHEDRNSLHRLKADESYEIGEPGHPVRAYLSVDEVIKAARKAGADAVYPGYGFLSENPGLAKACADAGITFVGPPTEVLELTGNKASAIAAARAAGLPVLKSSDPSSDVDALLAAADDIGFPVFVKAVAGGGGRGMRRVEDPAALREAIEAASREAESAFGDPTVFLEQAVVEPRHIEVQILADGQGGVIHLFERDCSVQRRHQKVIEIAPAPNLPPELRERICGDAVRFARHIGYRNAGTVEFLLDPRGNYVFIEMNPRIQVEHTVTEEVTDVDLVQSQMRIASGETLADLGLSQDTVQLRGAALQCRITTEDPANGFRPDTGMISAYRSPGGSGVRLDGGTTGVGTAISAHFDSMLVKLTCRGRTFSAAVARARRAVAEFRIRGVSTNIPFLQAVLDDPDFYEGRVTTSFIEKRPHLLTARSSADRGTRLLTYLADVTVNRPNGARPSAVDPRLKLPPVDLSADPAPGSKQRLDQLGPEGFARWLRSSERVGVTDTTFRDAHQSLLATRVRTKDLLAVAPHVARLTPELLSLEAWGGATYDVALRFLAEDPWERLAALREAVPNIALQMLLRGRNTVGYTPYPEAVTSAFVEEATATGIDIFRIFDALNDVEQMRPAIEAVRATGTAVAEVALCYTSDLSNPDERLYTLDYYLRLAEQIVSAGAHVLAVKDMAGLLRPPAAAKLITALRSEFDLPVHLHTHDTAGGQLATYLAAIQSGVDAVDGAAASMAGTTSQPPLSAIVAATDHTPHATGLDLAAVCDLEPYWESVRKVYAPFESGIPGPTGRVYSHEIPGGQLSNLRTQAVALGLGQKFEEIEAMYAAADRMLGRLVKVTPSSKVVGDLALHLVGAGVSPAEFEADPGRFDVPGSVVGFLHGELGDPPGGWPEPFRSKALKGRAAPKAVAELTEEDRKGLAEKPRATLNRLLFPAPTKEYLAHRDAYGDTSVLSSKDFFYGLRPGEEYPVDLEPGVRLLIRLEAIGEADERGVRTVMAVLNGQLRPIQVRDRSIAAEVPAAEKADRANPNHVAAPFSGVVQPSVAEGDEVDAGQTLATIEAMKMEAAITAPKAGRVARLAVGNVQQVEGGDLLVVLE; from the coding sequence ATGTTCCGCAAGGTACTTGTCGCCAACCGCGGCGAGATCGCCATCCGGGCGTTCCGCGCCGCTTACGAGCTGGGCGCGGGCACGGTCGCGGTCTTCCCCCACGAGGACCGCAACTCCCTGCACCGGCTGAAGGCGGACGAGTCCTACGAGATCGGCGAGCCCGGCCACCCCGTGCGGGCGTACCTGTCCGTCGACGAGGTCATCAAGGCCGCGCGCAAGGCGGGCGCCGACGCCGTGTACCCCGGTTACGGCTTCCTCTCCGAGAACCCCGGACTGGCCAAGGCCTGCGCCGACGCGGGGATCACGTTCGTGGGTCCCCCCACCGAGGTGCTGGAGCTGACCGGCAACAAGGCCAGCGCCATCGCCGCCGCCCGCGCCGCCGGGCTGCCCGTGCTCAAGTCCAGCGACCCGTCCAGCGACGTCGACGCGCTGCTCGCGGCGGCCGACGACATCGGCTTCCCGGTGTTCGTCAAGGCCGTCGCGGGCGGCGGCGGGCGCGGGATGCGGCGCGTCGAGGACCCGGCCGCGCTGCGCGAGGCGATCGAGGCCGCGTCCCGCGAGGCCGAGTCCGCCTTCGGGGACCCGACGGTGTTCCTGGAGCAGGCCGTGGTCGAGCCCCGGCACATCGAGGTGCAGATCCTCGCGGACGGGCAGGGCGGCGTGATCCACCTGTTCGAGCGCGACTGCTCGGTGCAGCGCCGCCACCAGAAGGTCATCGAGATCGCGCCCGCCCCGAACCTCCCGCCGGAGCTGCGCGAGCGGATCTGCGGCGACGCGGTCAGGTTCGCGCGGCACATCGGGTACCGCAACGCGGGCACCGTCGAGTTCCTGCTCGACCCGCGCGGGAACTACGTGTTCATCGAGATGAACCCGCGCATCCAGGTCGAGCACACGGTCACCGAGGAGGTCACCGACGTCGACCTCGTGCAGTCCCAGATGCGCATCGCCTCCGGCGAGACCCTCGCGGACCTGGGCCTGAGCCAGGACACCGTGCAGCTGCGCGGCGCCGCGCTCCAGTGCCGCATCACCACCGAGGACCCCGCCAACGGGTTCCGCCCGGACACCGGCATGATCAGCGCCTACCGCTCGCCCGGCGGCTCCGGCGTGCGCCTGGACGGCGGCACCACCGGCGTCGGCACCGCGATCAGCGCCCACTTCGACTCGATGCTGGTCAAGCTGACCTGCCGGGGCCGCACGTTCTCCGCCGCCGTCGCCCGCGCCCGGCGCGCGGTCGCCGAGTTCCGCATCCGGGGCGTGTCCACGAACATCCCGTTCCTGCAGGCGGTGCTGGACGACCCGGACTTCTACGAGGGCCGCGTCACCACCTCGTTCATCGAGAAGCGCCCGCACCTGCTGACCGCGCGCTCCTCCGCGGACCGGGGGACGCGCCTGCTGACGTACCTGGCCGACGTGACGGTGAACCGGCCGAACGGCGCCCGGCCGTCCGCCGTGGACCCCAGGCTGAAGCTGCCGCCCGTCGACCTGTCCGCCGACCCGGCTCCCGGCAGCAAGCAGCGCCTGGACCAGCTCGGCCCGGAGGGGTTCGCGCGGTGGCTGCGCTCCAGCGAGCGCGTCGGCGTCACCGACACCACGTTCCGCGACGCGCACCAGTCGCTGCTGGCCACGCGCGTGCGCACCAAGGACCTGCTGGCCGTCGCGCCGCACGTCGCGCGGCTCACGCCCGAGCTGCTGTCGCTGGAGGCGTGGGGCGGGGCGACCTACGACGTGGCGCTGCGGTTCCTCGCCGAGGACCCGTGGGAGCGGCTGGCCGCGCTGCGCGAGGCGGTGCCGAACATCGCGCTGCAGATGCTGCTGCGCGGGCGCAACACAGTCGGGTACACGCCGTACCCCGAGGCGGTGACCAGCGCCTTCGTCGAGGAGGCCACCGCGACCGGCATCGACATCTTCCGCATCTTCGACGCGCTGAACGACGTCGAGCAGATGCGGCCCGCGATCGAGGCGGTGCGCGCCACCGGCACGGCCGTCGCCGAGGTCGCGCTCTGCTACACCTCCGACCTGTCCAACCCGGACGAGCGGCTCTACACGCTCGACTACTACCTGCGGCTGGCCGAGCAGATCGTGTCGGCGGGCGCGCACGTGCTCGCGGTGAAGGACATGGCCGGGCTGCTCCGCCCGCCCGCCGCCGCGAAGCTCATCACCGCGCTGCGCAGCGAGTTCGACCTGCCGGTGCACCTGCACACCCACGACACCGCAGGCGGCCAGCTGGCCACGTACCTGGCGGCGATCCAGTCCGGCGTGGACGCGGTGGACGGCGCGGCGGCGTCGATGGCGGGCACCACCTCGCAGCCGCCGCTGTCGGCGATCGTGGCGGCGACCGACCACACCCCGCACGCGACCGGCCTGGACCTGGCGGCGGTGTGCGACCTGGAGCCGTACTGGGAGTCGGTGCGGAAGGTGTACGCGCCGTTCGAGTCCGGCATCCCCGGCCCGACGGGGCGGGTGTACAGCCACGAGATCCCCGGCGGCCAGCTGTCGAACCTGCGCACCCAGGCGGTGGCGCTCGGCCTCGGCCAGAAGTTCGAGGAGATCGAGGCGATGTACGCCGCCGCCGACCGGATGCTCGGCAGGCTGGTGAAGGTGACGCCGTCGTCCAAGGTGGTCGGCGACCTGGCGCTGCACCTGGTCGGCGCCGGCGTGAGCCCGGCCGAGTTCGAGGCCGATCCGGGCAGGTTCGACGTGCCGGGTTCGGTCGTCGGCTTCCTGCACGGCGAGCTGGGCGACCCGCCCGGCGGCTGGCCGGAGCCGTTCCGCAGCAAGGCGCTGAAGGGCAGGGCGGCCCCGAAGGCGGTCGCGGAGCTGACCGAGGAGGACCGCAAGGGCCTGGCCGAGAAGCCCCGCGCGACCCTGAACCGGTTGCTGTTCCCGGCGCCCACCAAGGAGTACCTGGCGCACCGGGACGCGTACGGCGACACGAGCGTGCTGAGCAGCAAGGACTTCTTCTACGGCCTGCGGCCGGGCGAGGAGTACCCGGTGGACCTGGAGCCGGGCGTGCGCCTGCTGATCCGCCTCGAGGCGATCGGCGAGGCGGACGAGCGCGGGGTCCGCACCGTGATGGCGGTCCTCAACGGCCAGCTCCGCCCGATCCAGGTGCGGGACCGCTCGATCGCCGCGGAGGTCCCGGCGGCGGAGAAGGCGGACCGCGCCAACCCGAACCACGTGGCGGCCCCGTTCTCGGGCGTGGTCCAGCCGTCGGTCGCGGAGGGCGACGAGGTCGACGCGGGGCAGACCCTGGCGACGATCGAGGCGATGAAGATGGAGGCCGCGATCACCGCGCCGAAGGCCGGGCGGGTGGCGCGGTTGGCGGTGGGGAACGTGCAGCAGGTCGAAGGCGGGGACCTGCTGGTGGTGCTGGAGTAG
- a CDS encoding DddA-like double-stranded DNA deaminase toxin, with the protein MGSLGAVADELESVCERAAECRVALLSAVDGVRWAREWWERVSAGSNDPEWAGLLACLVEVERGIDEVSLALSDGVGLVLDVVADLVGGGSDRAGDEPAEPPDRIEELRRELPPPVTPGAGQKTHGRWFGPDGKTRSAISGKDEGFALVLRTIRELGMTRGFPLRATDVEMKVAAHMRANGITSATLVINHVPCDDGMFSCDRMVPVLLPAGSALSVFGASGFRRTYHGGEQLPCPTP; encoded by the coding sequence ATGGGGTCGCTGGGGGCGGTCGCCGACGAGTTGGAGTCGGTGTGCGAGCGGGCTGCGGAGTGCCGGGTGGCGCTGCTGTCGGCGGTTGACGGGGTGCGGTGGGCACGGGAGTGGTGGGAACGGGTCTCGGCGGGGTCGAACGACCCGGAGTGGGCCGGGTTGCTGGCCTGCCTGGTCGAGGTGGAGCGCGGGATCGACGAGGTCTCCCTCGCCCTCTCCGACGGCGTCGGGCTGGTGCTCGACGTGGTCGCCGACCTGGTCGGGGGAGGGAGTGACCGTGCGGGTGACGAGCCGGCCGAGCCGCCGGACCGGATCGAGGAATTGCGCCGCGAGCTGCCGCCGCCCGTGACGCCCGGTGCGGGGCAGAAGACCCACGGGCGGTGGTTCGGGCCGGACGGGAAGACCCGTTCGGCGATCAGCGGCAAGGACGAGGGGTTCGCACTGGTGCTCCGCACGATTCGCGAGCTCGGGATGACGCGCGGCTTCCCGCTGCGCGCGACCGACGTCGAGATGAAGGTCGCCGCGCACATGAGGGCCAACGGAATCACGAGCGCGACGCTCGTCATCAACCACGTCCCCTGTGACGACGGTATGTTCAGCTGCGATCGGATGGTGCCGGTCCTCCTGCCCGCAGGCAGCGCGCTGAGCGTTTTCGGAGCGAGTGGTTTCCGCAGGACCTACCACGGAGGAGAGCAGTTGCCGTGCCCCACGCCCTGA
- a CDS encoding DUF397 domain-containing protein, protein MTLKVNQWTKFSGGGSNCVEVMRTPDEVLVRNSHRPDEAPQRFTFAEWEFFTAGAKQGVFDL, encoded by the coding sequence ATGACGCTCAAGGTGAACCAGTGGACCAAGTTCAGCGGCGGGGGTTCCAACTGCGTCGAGGTCATGCGCACCCCCGACGAGGTCCTGGTCCGCAACTCCCACCGACCCGACGAGGCCCCGCAGCGGTTCACGTTCGCCGAGTGGGAGTTCTTCACCGCGGGCGCGAAGCAGGGCGTGTTCGACCTCTGA
- a CDS encoding helix-turn-helix domain-containing protein encodes MTNPHRSAARIQVATTLRRLREDRGLLRERAAAVLVCTTTKIGNIETAASGVKQAELEKLLDLYEADDATREDLLGLNSEANRRRPKSKLGGQISPWLRRILDVEAIATEVVYSSFELVPAVLQTEDYARTLISGAGFAGEVLEKNLHLRMGRKALLTDREPPLRLWAVLAEPALRANIGGPDVMRGQLSHILEVTALEHVNVQVMPQGAGAHPLTGTTLSLFRLPDKLPSLVSVDTPYGDHFVDRPEQVDRTNRWFEYTRAKAMGVEESRELMARILEDTA; translated from the coding sequence GTGACCAACCCGCATCGCAGTGCCGCGCGCATCCAGGTGGCCACGACGTTGCGCAGGTTGCGCGAGGACAGGGGGTTGTTGCGGGAACGGGCCGCCGCCGTGCTCGTGTGCACCACCACGAAGATCGGGAACATCGAGACCGCCGCCAGCGGGGTCAAGCAGGCCGAGCTGGAGAAGCTGCTCGACCTCTACGAAGCCGACGACGCCACCCGCGAGGACCTCCTCGGGCTCAACAGCGAGGCCAACCGGCGTCGGCCCAAGAGCAAGTTGGGCGGGCAGATCTCGCCCTGGCTCCGGCGCATCCTGGACGTCGAGGCGATCGCCACCGAGGTCGTCTACTCGTCGTTCGAGCTCGTCCCCGCCGTCCTCCAGACCGAGGACTACGCCCGAACGCTGATCAGCGGTGCCGGGTTCGCGGGGGAGGTGCTGGAGAAGAACCTCCACCTGCGGATGGGGCGCAAGGCCCTGCTGACCGACCGGGAACCACCGCTGCGGCTGTGGGCCGTGCTCGCGGAACCGGCCTTGCGCGCGAACATCGGCGGACCGGACGTGATGCGCGGGCAGTTGTCGCACATCCTCGAGGTGACCGCGCTGGAGCACGTCAACGTCCAGGTCATGCCGCAGGGAGCGGGCGCGCACCCGCTGACCGGGACCACACTGAGCCTGTTCCGCCTGCCGGATAAGCTCCCCTCGCTGGTCAGCGTCGACACGCCGTACGGCGACCACTTCGTCGACCGGCCCGAGCAGGTGGACAGGACGAATCGCTGGTTCGAGTACACCCGCGCGAAGGCGATGGGCGTGGAGGAGAGCCGCGAGCTGATGGCCAGGATCTTGGAGGACACCGCATGA
- a CDS encoding coiled-coil domain-containing protein, with the protein MAGAEGTGQPAARTHFDVVLRGYNQRQVNERVTRLEFDLKNAARAHDAANAQVAELTKLLTGTRAELDKVKGQLASLANSPLNASNVTERVRVMMTLAEEEIADIRQAALTEANATREDASRAAAEGQAAHQRAMAELEARGRQLEAAHIQRTTELERQHEERRAELERAHEEMRLKLTAEHTGLMAEARTERERSVAEFEAKNADLEQRRTELEQKYKVYHDDLDKEYDELKTALRKEHERHVVEAKAEAAKLLASANDEAARLVGGATEEAARLKAESDAQIAELESEALGKAEKTVADANALAEKTVTEANELAGKTVADANALAEKTVTEATALAEKTVADANALAEQTTTEAVEAAEKLTAETNAAAERTVAEANALAERTTSEATALAEKTVVEANAAAEKAVAEAEAKAKQVRDDADSHATRRIGEADRKLGELRVMHKSLSEQFTAAQKAVQQAVSSLPRLAEDPEEPPTRQIPKSQLPAT; encoded by the coding sequence ATGGCCGGGGCTGAAGGGACTGGGCAGCCTGCTGCCCGCACGCATTTCGACGTCGTCCTGCGCGGGTACAACCAGCGTCAGGTGAACGAGCGCGTCACGCGCTTGGAGTTCGACCTCAAGAACGCGGCGCGCGCGCACGACGCCGCGAACGCCCAGGTGGCGGAGCTGACGAAGCTCCTCACAGGCACCCGCGCCGAGCTGGACAAGGTCAAGGGCCAGTTGGCCAGCCTCGCCAACAGCCCGCTGAACGCCTCGAACGTCACCGAGCGCGTGCGGGTCATGATGACCTTGGCCGAGGAGGAGATCGCCGACATACGCCAGGCCGCGCTGACCGAGGCCAACGCGACCAGGGAGGACGCCTCCAGGGCCGCCGCCGAGGGGCAGGCCGCGCACCAGCGCGCGATGGCCGAGCTGGAGGCGCGCGGCAGGCAGCTGGAGGCCGCGCACATCCAGCGGACCACCGAGCTGGAGCGGCAGCACGAGGAGCGCAGGGCGGAGCTGGAGCGCGCGCACGAGGAGATGCGGCTCAAGCTGACCGCCGAGCACACCGGGCTGATGGCGGAGGCGCGCACGGAGCGCGAGCGGTCGGTCGCCGAGTTCGAGGCGAAGAACGCCGACCTGGAGCAGCGGCGGACCGAGCTGGAGCAGAAGTACAAGGTCTACCACGACGACCTCGACAAGGAGTACGACGAGCTGAAGACCGCGCTCCGCAAGGAGCACGAGCGGCACGTCGTCGAGGCGAAGGCGGAGGCGGCGAAGCTGCTGGCGTCGGCCAACGACGAGGCGGCGCGGTTGGTCGGCGGGGCCACCGAGGAGGCCGCGCGGCTCAAGGCCGAGTCGGACGCGCAGATCGCCGAGCTGGAGTCCGAGGCGCTCGGGAAGGCCGAGAAGACGGTCGCGGACGCGAACGCGCTCGCGGAGAAGACCGTGACCGAGGCCAACGAGCTGGCCGGGAAGACCGTGGCCGACGCGAACGCGCTGGCCGAGAAGACCGTGACCGAGGCGACGGCGCTCGCCGAGAAGACCGTCGCGGACGCCAACGCGCTGGCCGAGCAGACGACCACCGAGGCCGTCGAGGCGGCGGAGAAGCTGACGGCCGAGACGAACGCGGCGGCCGAGCGGACCGTGGCCGAGGCCAACGCGCTCGCGGAGAGGACCACGTCCGAGGCGACGGCGCTGGCCGAGAAGACGGTGGTCGAGGCCAACGCCGCCGCCGAGAAGGCGGTCGCCGAGGCCGAGGCCAAGGCCAAGCAGGTGCGGGACGACGCCGACTCGCACGCCACGCGGCGGATCGGCGAGGCGGACCGGAAGCTCGGTGAGCTCCGGGTGATGCACAAGTCGCTCAGCGAGCAGTTCACGGCGGCGCAGAAGGCCGTGCAGCAGGCGGTGTCGAGCCTGCCCCGGCTGGCGGAGGACCCGGAGGAGCCGCCCACCCGGCAG